Within Runella rosea, the genomic segment TCATGAAAAAAGATATTTCTTTTACGCCCGTAACGGGCATTTATGTGACCATTGCTCGCCGCATCAATGAGCTTGATCAACCAGAGTGGAATGTGTACCTCATCAACCGGAACCAAACGTTGATAACCAATGTGTTTGTGACCTCACGGGGCTATTCTGGAGATGATGTAAAAAAGAAAGAAGAGCAACAACGGACCTCAACGCTGCGGCACTATTTTACCGAAATTGAAGCGGGGCAATCCGTGGTCGTTGAGCCGATTATGCCCGATGTATTTCACCTCAATAATGAGTATTGGGTGAGCTACTATGTTGATAATCAGATTTTTGATAAGAAATTTATCTTCGTTCCCGAGAGTATTGTGGAAGAAAATCTTGTTCCAATTGAAGAGTTAGGTTTAGACGGAGTTTTGCACGAGTAATAAACTATTTTCTGCCGCCCCGACATTGTGTCGGCGGCGGCGTTGTCAAACTAACCATTGTCCAACCAAGGCGCTGAGTCTTTCAATTTTAGATAAAACGTGCTCCCCGCACCGAGGGATGATTGAACGCTGATGGTTCCCCCCAATTCTTCAGCGATGCGTTTCACAATACTCAATCCTAAACCGTTTGATGTTTCTACGCCTGTTGGTTTTGGGCTTAATTCGTTATACCGTTCAAATAACCTGCCTTGGTCATGCTCCGAAATTCCAACCCCAGAATCTTTGACTTCAAAAACCATTTCTCGGTCATGCTGGTATGTGCTGACGCAGATATCAGAATCGGTGTGTGAGAATTTAATGGCATTTGATACCAGATTTTGTAATGCTCTTTCAAGCAGGTTTTTGTCCGTTAAAATGGTTTCGTTGTTTTGTAAAGCCTTGATTTTAAGTGTGATATTTTTTCGGTCTACTTCGGCCTTAAATCGTTCATGTAGGTTTTTTAGCAAGTCAGCAATGTCAACATCCTGAAGATTTAAAACGTTGATTTCCCCTTTGTCAATGGTCAGAATCTTTTGAATCGTGCTTAAACCAAACGTTGATATTTTCAGAATCATTTCTCTGGCCTCAGCCAAATCTGATTTTTTAGCGTTTTCGTTGAGGGTATTGGCCCACATCCTGATGGCCGTAAAAGGACTGCTCAAATCGTGTGAAACGATTGCCATCAACTGATTTTTTTCGGTGTTGAGTTCGTTGAGTTTTTGATTTTGGGCAGTAATGAGCTTGTTTTTACGGAGGTTTTTTACGTAAGCAAACATCGTAACGGCCACTACCACCAGTAAAGCGGCCAAGCCGATTCCGTACGCTACTTGTTTGTTTTTTTGGGCTTCGAGTTGTGAGTTAAGAAGTTGATTTTGTCGTTCCCGTTCTCCCGCATTATGCTGTTCCTGCAGTTCAGCTATTTTTTCGTTGGTCTGTTTATTAATCAGTTGAGCTTTCAGGTCGTTGCTTTTGCGGAGGTATTCATAGGCTTTTACAAATTGTTTTTGATTGGCATACGTACCTGAAATCTGCTCGATGGTTTGTTGTTCAAAAGTTTCTGATTTTAAGCTTTGGGCCAGTGCTAATGCCTCATTCAAATAAAAAATACATTCATCGTATCGTTTCAGCCCGTCGAGTGATCCGGCTTTATTCACCAGATTGTACCACAGATCAGTCTTGCTTTCTTTCTTTTGGAGGTATTGCAGGTTTTGTTCGGTCAGCTTCAGGGCTTCGGTATATTTTTGCTGATTGACCAGCAACGAACTCAGGTTGATTCTCAAATTTATCAGTCCCTTTTCGTCTTTGAGTTTTTCTTTGATGGTGAGCGATGCCTGATACGCCAAAATAGCACTGTCTTTTTTATCCTCTTTTCGGTAGATAATTCCTAAATTATTATAGAAAGAGCTCAGCTTTTTTTGGTCGAGCGCACTTTTGTCAGTCAGAGCCGTAAAACTCATGAGCAAGGGTTTAGCTTTGTCCAACTGATTAATAAGCATGTAAATGTAAACCAGATCAGACGTAGCCGACATTTGATCCGAAACGTTGCCGTACGCCTTGGTTTTTTTTAGAAATTCAAAATAATATTTGATGGCTTCGCTAGGGTTGTTGTCATAATCATGGTACAAGCCTTTGAATCTTAGGGCATAAGCTTCGGCTCTTGGATAGTTAAGTGCTTTTGAGGCTTCCAGAAGTTGATTGGACCATACCAACATGGAGTCTTTTTTCTCAGTATCCGTGTAGGGCCAGCTTTGAATCCACTCATCTACTCGCGACGTGGTCAATTGAGCCGAAGCTTCAAAATAAATTAGCCCTAAAAAAATGATAATGATGTAGTTATACTTCATTCAATAGTCCGTTTTGAATTGCAAATTTTACCAAACCTACGGTATTGTTGACGCCCAATTTGACAAGGATATTTCTGCGATGTGTATCGACGGTGCCGGTACTGAGAAATAGTTTTTCGCCGATTTCGGCGCTGCTATATTCTTGGCAAACCAAGTTTAAAATTTCAATCTCTCGTTTACTCAATGACTCAGCTACCCGGATTGAAGGTTGTGTAACGGTGTTTTTTTCTTCGTCTTTTGATAGACTTTCTTCTAAGAAATATGTGTCGCCCGCCGCCACGCATTGGATGGCAGTGAGCAACTGCGCCACCGAGGCATCTTTGAGGATATAACCACTGGCCCCCAATTTCTCAATACGGTGCATGATGCGGCTCCCACGCATCATGGTTAGATAGAGAACGGGTACTTTTGGGTATATTTTTTTGATTTGAGCCAGCAGTTCTTCAGCAGTAATGTCGGGTACTTGGAGGTCGAGCAGCAGTACGTCGGCTTGTAATTGTGGTAGCGTTTCTATTAGCATTTTACCCGTTGAAAATGAGGCTACCAACCGCAGAACAGGCTGCTGACTGAGGAGTTTTTCTAAGCCTTTTAGAAATATCTCGTGGTCGTCGAGCAAGACAACTCGGATAGGTTGTGCCTGAATGTCCATCAAGTTTTCTTATTTAAATGCGATTTTAGGCTAAACATAGACAAAAAATACTCATTTACAGTATGTTTTGGCAAAAAAAAGCAGCGGAACTTTGTCTTCATAAAGCCCTTGGTCTATAACCGCTTAAAACCCTAAAAAAGCATTTTTAAGGTGCCATAGTTGCTTTGTTGATGGCCAGTCTACCCAGATATCCGCTGATTTGACTCTATAAAAACAGGTGTAGGCAAGGCATTAGAACACTTTGGGGATCCAGCCAGCAAAATAAAAATATTAGTAAACGTAAAATAAGCAATCTATGAAAACAACAGCTCAATTTTGGTTGATTCCTTTGGTATTTGGAATGATGCACATTGCGAATGCCCAATCCATCACCCTCGATCCAACCAGTTCAAGCACAGTGAGGTCTTCAAGAAATAGCAACTATTTTGATATCGACAAAACGGGTAGTAATAGCCTGTCAGGTTTGCGGTTTTCTCAAAATCAAATGCAGCAAGGTGGACTGTTTTTTAGCGATGATTATAACGTTTTCAATCTTTCAAACAATAGCAACTTAGCAGGAATTATCTGGAACCGAACAAGCAGTAGGGCGGGTATTGGTACTTTTAGCCCAGATGGAAAACTTCACGTCTTGACTAACAGTACCGCTGAAATACCACACCTCACACTGCAAGAGAATAGCAATACCGACGGGGCAAGAATACAATTTGCCAATTTTGGTCTTACTGCTCGCTGGACTTTGTACGGTTCTAATGCTAACACGCCTACTTTCAATATCTTTCATTCTGATTTTGGTAATGTGGCAGAATTTAAAAATAATGGCAATACTGAACTCAATGGATTCACAAAATTGGGTATTGAGGCCCCAAAAATCAAGATGAAAAAGTTTACGGGCACGACCCCCGACGCCAACACGCACACAATTGCTTTGGACGGCATAGCCTTTAGTAAAATCCTTTCGTATGAAGTACTGGTAGAAGCTGACGATTTGGCTGGAACTATCCCACTTAAATTTAAGTACAAACCCAGCAATGACCATCCCGCAGGCTACAACTATCGAGCGGTTTTAAGATTGACTAACCTTGGTACTAATCCAACGCCTTTTATCTTTTTCTCAGATTTAGGTGGGCAAATTAAGCAAAAGCCGTTTAGCATCTTGGTTACTTTTGAAGAATAATCATTTACTTTTTTAACGTCTTATAAACATGACAAATCGCACAAACTATTGCCGAACCCAACTATTGATGTTTGTTACCCTCACGCTGCTGTCGGTGGCTTGTCAAAAAAATGAACCTGAGCTACCTTTGGCAGATCAGATACTGGGGAGTTATACCGTAACTTCGTATAAATCAGGCAATGCATCTGTTAATTTACCTGCTACCACTACCACAGGTATCACGGTTACGGCCAAAATAACCAGCACCAAAGTGACTGAAGATGTGGCTTCGTTTACGTTTATTTTTACCCAAACCAAATCGGGCATTGCGTCGAGCTCAAACAGCAAACTCGAAAACGTTTCTCTGAAAAAAGGAAGCAACGGAGCTATTGAAGGGAGTATCGGCATGGATGGTATTTCTTGGCAAAACAACCAACTGACGCTCACCTTTGGCGATGCTGACCCTGCCAAGGTACTGACCATCTATGGAAAGAAAGATTAAGGTTTGGCAGTAGATTATTTTTGGGCTGAAAACAATCGTATTTTCGTTCGCTCCAGAATCATTAGCGGGGCGAGCGTTTTAGCTTTATTTCTTCCGCACAATTTTCTCAAATTCTTTCGCCAGATTGGTGGCCACAATTTCAATATCGTACAACGTTTCCACCATTTTTCGGGCATTTTGACGAAGTGTATCCGCGTATTGGGGCTGTTGCAACAATTTTAATAAGCCTTCATATACGCCTTCAACGGTCAGGGGCACTTCGTGGGCGGCTTGGTACTGCGCTACAGTTCCGTCAAAACCAATCCGATCAGATACTAAGGCGGGAACCCCCGCTGTCATGGCTTCCAAAGCGGCAATCGAAAAGCCTTCAGAATAAGAGGGAAGCGCAAAAATGGTGGCATCGGCCAAAGCCGCTTTTTTTGTTTCACCCGTCAGCATTCCCACCATGACCATTTTGTTTTGCAGTTGGTGTGCCTCAATGAACCGCTCGGTTTCGGTTTGGTAGCCGTCGTCTGGGCCCGCTAAAATGAGCAAGGTGTCGTCGTGGTTTTGGGTATACTTTTGAAAGGCTGGAAGTAATAAATCCAAGCCTTTTTTGATGTTGAGTCGTCCCATAAACAAAACAAGCTTTTTATTGTCAGGAAGGTTGAATTTTGCCCGAAATGTGCCTTTTGGCGGCAAATCAGCCAGCTCGGCCAACTGCATTCCGTTGGGAATGATGGCCACGTTGGGGTGTTGAAATCCCAAATATTGTTTGAGGTCGTTGAGTTCGTCGTGGTTGTTGATTTGAATGAGATTAGCCCTCTTTAGAAAGCGTTTTTGGAACAGGATGGAGAAAATTTTCTTTTTCCAAAAACCGTGATTAAGCGCCCATTTGTCGAGCAAACCGTGAATCGTAATGGCTTTAGGGGTATTGTTTTTAAACAGAAAAGGCGCCACGCTGCCAAAATGCCAAATTCCGTGGCAATGCACCACGTCGTACTCATGGATGTGGGTTTTGAGAAAATCCCATAGCTCCAACGAAAATTCAGGAAAAAAACGACTGATGGGTTGCGTGCGCTTACAAACAATGACCCGTGCGCCTTCGGGAGCAGGATAAATTTTGTCGCCAGGGGTAGCAGGACTCAGAATATCTACTTCGTGTCCCTGCTTCAAAACGACGGTGGTATGGTCATAAATAATGCGGGCTGGACCGCCGATTGCCCACGTGTAAGCACAAATATTTAAAATTCTCATGGCGCAAAGATACAAAACCAATGATTTTTTGGCATAGTCTTTGACCAACCAATTAACGAACCCGCTTTATCTTCGATTTTCCGCAATGAGACATATTTTTTTGTTTTTCACGGCTTTTCTTACTTTTCCTTGCATTGCCCAAAACGTTACACTTTATGGCGTGGCACCGAGTTATTCCCAAATGGGGAGAATTTCAGGTAAGTGGAGTTATAATTTGAATGCAACGTCGGCAATCAACATGATTAGTCAGATCGTTGAAAACAAGAACTTCCCCGCTGGGCATACACATTTTGTCCTTCAGGCCATGTCGGTTTATCAACTCAACAAAAAATGGTCGGTTGGCGGTGGGTATGCGTTTGGACGTCATAATATTTTTGGGCTACGGGAAAATGAAAATCGGCTCATTGCTCAGGTTTCTTACCAACACAAATTAGGCAATTTTATCATCACCCATCGTGGGCGTTACGAATGGCGTCAACCCGTTAATTTACAGACACATATTAGGTCTAAGGCGGATATTGGGCGGTATCAGTTTTGGGTAACGTATCCTCTTTATGATGTGAGTACAACCAAAAAAGGCTTTTACTTAATGGCTTCTAATGAAGCCTTTCTGTACTTCAAAGGAGCGACCAATGGGCCTGTGAGTTCGCGTAACGGTTCGCTACTTTCTGAAAACTGGATGCACCTCGGGGGCGGATACAATGCTGGAAAAACCCGCGCAGAACTGGGGTATTGCTTTCAGGCGCTGGTTCGCAATAAAGTACAGGACTATCGACTTTTTAATTTATTGCAAATCAATATCTATCACACCATCAACTGGGATGACGTACAGTATTGGTGGTATATGTAGTTACTGCATATTCATGTATTTGGAGGGTATTTATAACTACTCTCTGGATTTTCGGCACGAAACTTGTCCTATATTTCGTATATTTTTTTACATTTGCAGTATCTTTGGATACAATATAAATTTTTTGATTGAAAAAAATAACCGCTATCGGCCTGCTTTTACTGCTGCTCTACAATATGTTTGGGCTGACGGTTGCGGTATTGTTTTTTGAGGAGGACTATCAAACAGCCTCGCCAGTGATGGTCAATGATCAATGGCAAACTGTAAAAATGCACCTGCCAACCCTTCCTTATAATAATTCGTGGGAGAACTCAGAAGGTCAAGAAGGTTTGATTCGTAAAGGCGATGATTTTTATAACGTAACCCATCAGCGCCACGAAAACGACACGCTGTACGTAACCCTAAAATCAAACCAACACGCCCGTGACCGCTTTTTTGAACTTGCGGAAATGATACAAGAGATTACGGACCAAACAGCCGAATCGCCCGAAAGCCCTCTAAGCAAAGCAGTTAAATTATTGAGTGATTTAGTAAAAGTATATCTTCCCAATACATCCACGGAATGGCCAGACGCGCTGATGGTAAATTTGTCCACGCGTTCTTTGTTTGCCACTCCCAACCAAGCACTTCTGCAATCGGTTCAATTGCTCCATTCGCCGCCACCCGAGCGAGGTTAGTTGTCATGTCGGTAGAGTTTGTTGGTCAATCCTTTTGGAAAACTGCATCCTGCCAAAAATGAATTACTAATCCAATGGAGAGAAACCAATGAAAATGGTGTTGTTGGCGGTGTTATTATCAACCACCGCGATGCTTACTTGCAGTGATACCTCTGCTCAATCAGAAAGACCCGCCGCACTTTGTTGTTCCAACGAATGTCGCGCGTCAGAATCCATGACTTGCCCCAAACATCCAACCGAGGTGTCGGTCAAAGACCTTCCTTCTGTAGGATGTGCCATTCCGCTTGGGCAATTGGCGAAACTGATTGAAGCTAAACACACGGCAACGAAGTAAGCAAATAGATTACATATTTGTAATTATACAACCACCAGTCACTACTTCTCGAAATGGGTTAACCCCTACGGAATCTCTCCGTAGACAATGAATTTATTTATAACCTATTATCGCATTTTGAATATGAAACGTATATTATACACGTTAGCTGCCTTGCTGTTTGTTACCGAAAGTTTTTCTCAGGGCTGTGTGGCTGTTCGGCACATGAGCTGTGCCGCTACCAACTCCCTGTCGTCGGCTGAATATTTCAAACAAAAAAACGGCCAATGGCAAATCAGCACGGGTTACCGTTATTTTCGTTCATTCCGTCACTATAAAGGAGATGTAGAGCAGCATGAGCGTTTGGAGCAAAATACTGAAGTCATCAACCTTTCGCACGCCCTCGATTTGGGCATTAGTTATCAGCCCAATGCGAGGCTGTCATTTGCCGTCAATTTGCCCATTCAATACAATGACCGCTCCTCTTTGTACGAGCATTATGGCAACTCTGTAACTGCCAATCCCGACCAAAAACGCTTTCACACCTATTCAAAAGGCATTGGAGACATGCGCATATCGGCCACGTATTGGATGAGAAACCCATATAAATTACCTAAGTTTAATTTTGCATTAGGTGCTGGAGTTAAACTTCCAACGGGCAATCCGGGCGTGACGGGTGATTTTCATAAATTAGACAAAGAAAAAAGAGATTATGTAATCAATAAACCCGTTGACCAGTCGATTCAGTTGGGCGATGGTGGCGTGGGCTACAGCCTTGAATTACAGGGGTATGGACAG encodes:
- a CDS encoding glycosyltransferase: MRILNICAYTWAIGGPARIIYDHTTVVLKQGHEVDILSPATPGDKIYPAPEGARVIVCKRTQPISRFFPEFSLELWDFLKTHIHEYDVVHCHGIWHFGSVAPFLFKNNTPKAITIHGLLDKWALNHGFWKKKIFSILFQKRFLKRANLIQINNHDELNDLKQYLGFQHPNVAIIPNGMQLAELADLPPKGTFRAKFNLPDNKKLVLFMGRLNIKKGLDLLLPAFQKYTQNHDDTLLILAGPDDGYQTETERFIEAHQLQNKMVMVGMLTGETKKAALADATIFALPSYSEGFSIAALEAMTAGVPALVSDRIGFDGTVAQYQAAHEVPLTVEGVYEGLLKLLQQPQYADTLRQNARKMVETLYDIEIVATNLAKEFEKIVRKK
- a CDS encoding DUF2490 domain-containing protein, with translation MRHIFLFFTAFLTFPCIAQNVTLYGVAPSYSQMGRISGKWSYNLNATSAINMISQIVENKNFPAGHTHFVLQAMSVYQLNKKWSVGGGYAFGRHNIFGLRENENRLIAQVSYQHKLGNFIITHRGRYEWRQPVNLQTHIRSKADIGRYQFWVTYPLYDVSTTKKGFYLMASNEAFLYFKGATNGPVSSRNGSLLSENWMHLGGGYNAGKTRAELGYCFQALVRNKVQDYRLFNLLQINIYHTINWDDVQYWWYM
- a CDS encoding tetratricopeptide repeat-containing sensor histidine kinase is translated as MKYNYIIIIFLGLIYFEASAQLTTSRVDEWIQSWPYTDTEKKDSMLVWSNQLLEASKALNYPRAEAYALRFKGLYHDYDNNPSEAIKYYFEFLKKTKAYGNVSDQMSATSDLVYIYMLINQLDKAKPLLMSFTALTDKSALDQKKLSSFYNNLGIIYRKEDKKDSAILAYQASLTIKEKLKDEKGLINLRINLSSLLVNQQKYTEALKLTEQNLQYLQKKESKTDLWYNLVNKAGSLDGLKRYDECIFYLNEALALAQSLKSETFEQQTIEQISGTYANQKQFVKAYEYLRKSNDLKAQLINKQTNEKIAELQEQHNAGERERQNQLLNSQLEAQKNKQVAYGIGLAALLVVVAVTMFAYVKNLRKNKLITAQNQKLNELNTEKNQLMAIVSHDLSSPFTAIRMWANTLNENAKKSDLAEAREMILKISTFGLSTIQKILTIDKGEINVLNLQDVDIADLLKNLHERFKAEVDRKNITLKIKALQNNETILTDKNLLERALQNLVSNAIKFSHTDSDICVSTYQHDREMVFEVKDSGVGISEHDQGRLFERYNELSPKPTGVETSNGLGLSIVKRIAEELGGTISVQSSLGAGSTFYLKLKDSAPWLDNG
- a CDS encoding response regulator encodes the protein MDIQAQPIRVVLLDDHEIFLKGLEKLLSQQPVLRLVASFSTGKMLIETLPQLQADVLLLDLQVPDITAEELLAQIKKIYPKVPVLYLTMMRGSRIMHRIEKLGASGYILKDASVAQLLTAIQCVAAGDTYFLEESLSKDEEKNTVTQPSIRVAESLSKREIEILNLVCQEYSSAEIGEKLFLSTGTVDTHRRNILVKLGVNNTVGLVKFAIQNGLLNEV